The window TTTTTAGTTTGTTACCTTTGTTTTCATATGCATAAAGTAAGCATCGGTATTGTAGAGTTTGACTACCCGGATCTGAATTGTCGGATATTTCTAGCACATGTAGTAAACGGATCTGATATTTCGTTTTTGTTGCAGAAAGGAATATGAAAAACTAAGGAGGCAGTGCAAACAACTTCTAGATTCCAACAACAGTCTGAAGGTGAAAGAAAGTAGTGGGGATAACAAGATTGAAGATAACGAGAATCATAGTCATGTCATAGATTCTGCTGCTGACACTGAAGAAGACACAAGTACTAGGAATTCTCCATGTTGGAAGGAGATGAACCCTTCTGCTGAATGCTCAGATGATGTCTCAAGTGCCTTGCTGGAAAAGGATGCTGGTTCAGAAAGAGTCACAGATGTTAAAACTTCGGACACGGATTCATCAGACTCAGACTCGGACTCGTCTGTTGAAGTGAGTCAAACTTTTACTACAACAGAGAGCACCGAGGAGAAAGGTCCTGAAGTTGCATCTAATGCAGATTCTTCTAAAACTGAAAGCCAGTCAACACCGACCAAAAAGGAAGATTTTACCACTTGGCAGCGGATCATCCGTCTAGATGCAATTCGTGCTAATGGAGAATGGGTGGCATATTCTCCGGCACAGGCTGCAGTGTCAGCTGAAAGGGCTATGAGTTCTGCCGAGGCTGTTGGGCTGAAGGACTATGATCACCTTGAGCCATGCTTGATCTTTCATGCTGCTCGACTAGTTGCTATACTTGAAGCCTATGCGGTGTATGACCCTGAAATCGGCTACTGCCAGGGTATGAGTGATTTACTTTCTCCAATAATAACAGTGATGGAAGAAGACCATGATGCTTTCTGGTGTTTTGTTGGATTTATGAAGAAAGCTCGGCATAATTTCAGGCTTGATGAGGTGGGGATCAGAAGGCAACTAAATAGGGTTTCTACTATTATCAAATGCAAAGATTCTCGTCTTTTTAAACACTTGGAGAAGCTCGAAGCAGAGGATTGCTTTTTCGTGTATAGGATGGTGGTGGTTCTATTCAGAAGGGAATTGACGTTTGAGCAGACAATTTGCCTCTGGGAGGTAATGTGGGCAGATCAGGCAGCTATCAGAGCTGGTATCAGGAAGTCCGCGTGGAGCAGAATAAGGCAGTCAGCCCCACCAACAGAGGATTTGTTGCTTTATGCTATTGCAGCTTCTGTACTGCAGAGAAGGAAGCTAATAATAGAGAAATACAGTAGTATGGACGAGATAATCAGGGAGTGCAATAGCATGGCAGGACATCTTGATGTAT of the Daucus carota subsp. sativus chromosome 4, DH1 v3.0, whole genome shotgun sequence genome contains:
- the LOC108218898 gene encoding rab GTPase-activating protein 22 isoform X1, which gives rise to MLSLPFTTGANAVKDLSIYKLSARFIDILAGEGGAGVGTVGMWTDSSNPNASVVVAVTAVAGIVIAAAVFYSNRGHLNSPWSRSRRKPALSPEQWKLLFTPEGKFICGGVKFLKKVRSGGVDPSIRSEVWPFLLGVYELNSSEEERRKLRTEKRKEYEKLRRQCKQLLDSNNSLKVKESSGDNKIEDNENHSHVIDSAADTEEDTSTRNSPCWKEMNPSAECSDDVSSALLEKDAGSERVTDVKTSDTDSSDSDSDSSVEVSQTFTTTESTEEKGPEVASNADSSKTESQSTPTKKEDFTTWQRIIRLDAIRANGEWVAYSPAQAAVSAERAMSSAEAVGLKDYDHLEPCLIFHAARLVAILEAYAVYDPEIGYCQGMSDLLSPIITVMEEDHDAFWCFVGFMKKARHNFRLDEVGIRRQLNRVSTIIKCKDSRLFKHLEKLEAEDCFFVYRMVVVLFRRELTFEQTICLWEVMWADQAAIRAGIRKSAWSRIRQSAPPTEDLLLYAIAASVLQRRKLIIEKYSSMDEIIRECNSMAGHLDVWKLLDDAHNLVINLHDKVETPFDG
- the LOC108218898 gene encoding rab GTPase-activating protein 22 isoform X2; this translates as MKGLRRSKSSSKSSSSASRNQLRSLFVVASSSPASISSSDRGHLNSPWSRSRRKPALSPEQWKLLFTPEGKFICGGVKFLKKVRSGGVDPSIRSEVWPFLLGVYELNSSEEERRKLRTEKRKEYEKLRRQCKQLLDSNNSLKVKESSGDNKIEDNENHSHVIDSAADTEEDTSTRNSPCWKEMNPSAECSDDVSSALLEKDAGSERVTDVKTSDTDSSDSDSDSSVEVSQTFTTTESTEEKGPEVASNADSSKTESQSTPTKKEDFTTWQRIIRLDAIRANGEWVAYSPAQAAVSAERAMSSAEAVGLKDYDHLEPCLIFHAARLVAILEAYAVYDPEIGYCQGMSDLLSPIITVMEEDHDAFWCFVGFMKKARHNFRLDEVGIRRQLNRVSTIIKCKDSRLFKHLEKLEAEDCFFVYRMVVVLFRRELTFEQTICLWEVMWADQAAIRAGIRKSAWSRIRQSAPPTEDLLLYAIAASVLQRRKLIIEKYSSMDEIIRECNSMAGHLDVWKLLDDAHNLVINLHDKVETPFDG